Part of the Halomarina litorea genome is shown below.
GAGGGCGTTCGCCAGTCGATTGGCTCGCTCGTCGAACTCGCGGAACGTCCACCACTGGTCCTTGCGTGGGTAGACGAGGGCGTCGCGGTCGGGGTACTTCTCCGCGCTCAGTTCGAGGGTGTCCGCTATCGTGGGATGCATACACCTGACACGATACGCCGCGGGTTGTAGTTCTATCGCCGCCGCGGGTCCCACGTTCGAAACGTTGAAACGCGTTATGCGACACTGTCCGGTATGGAACTACGGGTCATCGAGAACGAGCCGACCGAACTCTCGATAGAGATCGCCGGCGAGGACCACACGTTCATGAACGTGCTGAAGGGGGCACTGCTGGAGACCGAGGGCGTCGCGGCCGCGACCTACGACATGAACCCCGAGCAGTCGGGCGGGCAGACGGACCCCATCCTCACCGTCAAGACCGAGGAGGGGACCGAACCGCTCGACGCACTCGCCGCCGCCGCGGGAAACGTCAAGGAGAAGGCGACCGACTTCCGCGACGCGTTCGAGGCCGCCGCGTAACCCCGCTCTCTCGCATCTCTCGTCTCCACACCGGACCCGGGAGCGGCGCGTCCCGCCTCACCCGACGGCCGCCTGTTCCCACGTCCCGTGGGTCGGACACCAGAACGTCTGCCCGTGGAGGCGCGGGGAGTCACCGCCGCAGTCCGGGCAGTCGAGACTGTCGGCCTCGAAGCGCGTCGAGACGCCCATCTCCCGGTACACCTCCCGCCACCCACCACTGGGCGAGGAGCGCTCGTCAGGCATCGTCCTCGCAGCGCCAGCACCCCGATTCGAGGGTGTGGTCGGTCGCTTCGAGGCCGCACCGCTCACAGCGCCAGTAGTAGTGGTCAAGGCGGCCGTGGCGGTCGTAGCCCGCGTGCGGTCCGGTGACCCTCGCCCGTCGTGACGCGGGACCGGTCGCCTCGGGGTGGTGTGCGGTGTTGGTGTGCATCGGGTGTGGTGTAGCTGCGGCTTCCGGGTCTCCTCGAACGCGGCGTCCGGGTGCCGTCTGCACCCGCGTTCGGTCCGCGACGCCGGGTTCACTCTGCGCCATCCGTCTCCCTCGACACCACACGGTGAGAACCGACCACAGTTCGTCCGGTCTCCGTGGTGTGTTCGGGGGGAGACAGTAGAATACAGGAGCTACAGCGGCTAAAGGGGCCGCCTAGCTCGGTGAAAGTGAAGAATCCGACCGGTTCTTCGGGTCGTCTTCGAGGCCCTCGACGCGTGGGAACGCAGTTCCGCCCGACGGTCGAGGACTGGTCTGGACGGGGGCGCTACAGACGAACGGGGAGGTCCCGCTCCGCAAGGTACTCCTTGACCTCCCGAATGGAGTACTCGTCGAAGTGGAAGATGCTGGCGGCGAGGGCGGCGTCGGCGTTCGCCTCGGTGAACACCTCGTAGGCGTCCTCGGGGCCGCCACACCCCGAGGAGGCGATGACGGGCGTCGAGACGGCGTCGCAGACGGCCCGCGTGAGGGGGATGTCGTAGCCGTCTTTCGTCCCGTCCGAATCGATGGAGTTGACGAACAGTTCGCCCGCGCCGCGTTCTTCGGCCTCCCGCGCCCACTCGATGACGTCGACGCCGGTGCCCTCTCGGCCGCCCTTCTTCGTGCACTCGAACCAGACCGACTCGCCGTCGACCCGTTCGTAGTGTTCGCCCTGCTCGTCGTAGCGCCGGCGCGCGTCCACGCTGATGACGATGCACTGGTTGCCGAAGGCGCGCGCGCCCTCCGTGATGAGTTCCGGGCGTTCGAGTGCGCCCGTGGTGATGGACACCTTGTCCGCGCCGGCGCGCAGGGTCTCCTTGATGTCCTCGCGGGTGCGGATGCCCCCGCCGACGGTCAGGGGGATGAACACCTCGTCCGCGACGTTCTCGACGACGGTGAGCATCGTCTCGCGGCCGTCGGCGCTCGCGGTGATGTCGAGGAAGACGAACTCGTCGGCCCCCGCCTCGTTGTACCGTTTGGCCATCTCGACGGGGTCGCCGGTGTACTTCAGGTCCTCGAAGTTGACCCCGGTGTAGACGGCGGCGTCCCCGTCGTCATCGAGTGCCACGTCGATGCACGGGATGATACGCTTGGTGAGCGTCATTGCCACTAGGTAGGTCGGGGGGTACTCAAAAGGGACGCGACTGCGGCGCTATCGACTACCCGCCGGCCTTTCGCGTTCCGAGGAGTTCGCTCGCCGTCTCCTCGTCCATGACGTCCACGAGGCTCTCGCCCGCCTCGTAGCGCGCGAGCTGTTCCGCCGTCAGCACGTCCGAGAGGCCCCTGTCGCCGAGTCGCTCCAGCAGTATCCGGTCGAGGTCCTCGAGGTCGTAACCGGGGATGGACATACGCGACCTATGCCCACTGGTAGCAAGTACCTTTGGACCCTCCCGAACTCCGACAGGGCAAAGTACGCTCCCCTGTCTGTACGAGGTATGAGCGACCGCGACACCGACGACACGCTCGCGCCGGACGAACACGACCACCACGACAGCGACACGCCCGAACCCCGGCCCGACCACCGGACGACAGCACCCCAGTCGCCCTACACGAACCGGGACGTCGGCGTCGGGTTCGTCGTCGCCCTCGTCGGGATGCTCGTCGTCTTCGTCGTCCCGATACTGCTCACGCTCTGAACGGACGCCCTCTGCCGGCGAGAACCTATATACCGGAACCGTCCGTACCTGGGGACTTGCATGGCAGAGGACGGGGCGCTACGCGTCGTCGGCGTACTGGTCGTCGTTCTCCTCGCGGGAGCGACGGTCGTCGACGACATCGGGGCCCAGCAGGAACGCGAACGGGTCGAACGAACGGGGAGTTCCCCCCTCGTCGAACTGTGGCCCGACGGCGACCGACTGTGGCCGTACACGAGCAAGCGCCAGGCCTTCTCCTCGCGTACCCTCGCGGTCAACGTCGTGGTCTACGCCGACCCGGTGACGGTCCGCGCGGCGATGACGCGCGGCACCGCCGCCAACTGGCAGGTGAACGAGACGGCCGACAGTCCGGTCGACGAGAGCGTCGTCCCCGAGAACGATACCAACGACACCCTCGCGGACGCGCCCTTCGAGGTGGTCGACGACCGCCTCGTCTGGCGCGACGCCCACGGCGCGAGGCGCTACACGTACGTCGAACGCGTCGACGACGACCCGGAGGGCGACGGCGAGTGGCTCCGCGAGTACTACCAGCTCCACGACGGGTCGTACCTCGGCGCGCGCGACCACGTCCGGGTCTACGCGCCGCCCGACGCCGACTGGACGGCGATGCAGGCCCACAGCGAGCACTGGGACTGGTTCAGGCTGCGCCACACCGTCTCGGGTATCACCGCTGCTCAGCGGCGCGTCGAGGCCGACTTCATGGGCAAGCCGTACGTCCACGACGTCGTCCGCGTCTACTTCGACAACGGGGGGATGTCCGACGGCGACGGGTGGGTCACCGCGGTGCGGTTCGTCGCCGGAGCGACCGTCCCCGCGGCCGCCCTGCTGGTCGTCCCCTTCGGTCGCGACGTCCGACGGTGGCTCGACGGCCGCGACCCGCGCTCGCTCGTTCGGACGTTCGCCCCGGCCGTCGGGCCGGCGGGATTGTACCTCGGCGTCCGGGTGGGCGGTGTCGCACTGGAGGGACTGCTCGGCGGCGTCACGCCGAAGGTAGCGGCGGCCCTCCTCTACCCCGTCCTCGCGTTCGGTGTGCCCGTCGCGGCGGTGGTCGCCTCGCGCGTCCACGACCGCGAGTTCGCGTTCACGCTCGTCGCGACCGGTCTCGGGGCGGCCGTCGTCCTCGACTACGCGTTCCTCGGGGTCGCGACGCTCCCGATTCCGGTGGTTCTCCACCGCGGCGCGGTGCTCCTCTCGGCGGGCGTCCTCGCCGCGGGCGGGGCCGACTCGGACCGGAGGACCGTCGCGTTCGGTGCAGCCTGCTGGGTGACGACGCTCGTCCTCCCGCTCGCCGGACTGGTCTGACCGGGTCGCTTCGGTCGGGGGCCTACATCGGACCAGTT
Proteins encoded:
- a CDS encoding DNA-directed RNA polymerase subunit L, which gives rise to MELRVIENEPTELSIEIAGEDHTFMNVLKGALLETEGVAAATYDMNPEQSGGQTDPILTVKTEEGTEPLDALAAAAGNVKEKATDFRDAFEAAA
- the hisF gene encoding imidazole glycerol phosphate synthase subunit HisF, with translation MTLTKRIIPCIDVALDDDGDAAVYTGVNFEDLKYTGDPVEMAKRYNEAGADEFVFLDITASADGRETMLTVVENVADEVFIPLTVGGGIRTREDIKETLRAGADKVSITTGALERPELITEGARAFGNQCIVISVDARRRYDEQGEHYERVDGESVWFECTKKGGREGTGVDVIEWAREAEERGAGELFVNSIDSDGTKDGYDIPLTRAVCDAVSTPVIASSGCGGPEDAYEVFTEANADAALAASIFHFDEYSIREVKEYLAERDLPVRL
- a CDS encoding OadG family protein, which codes for MSDRDTDDTLAPDEHDHHDSDTPEPRPDHRTTAPQSPYTNRDVGVGFVVALVGMLVVFVVPILLTL